From a region of the Thermosipho melanesiensis BI429 genome:
- a CDS encoding cobalamin B12-binding domain-containing protein — MEKKIRVLIAKPGLDGHDRGAKVVAKALRDAGMEVIYTGLRQTPEQIISAAIQEDVDIIGLSILSGAHMSICRKILNLMEENNFNVPVFVGGIIPADDVVELKKMGIKEVFGPGTPLNTIVEKIREMFTGVKS, encoded by the coding sequence ATGGAAAAGAAAATAAGAGTACTTATTGCAAAACCAGGACTTGATGGGCATGATAGAGGGGCTAAAGTGGTTGCAAAAGCTTTGAGAGATGCGGGAATGGAAGTGATTTACACAGGTCTAAGGCAAACACCTGAACAAATAATTAGTGCCGCTATACAAGAAGATGTGGATATAATTGGCCTTTCTATTTTATCTGGCGCGCATATGAGCATATGCAGGAAAATTCTCAACTTAATGGAAGAAAATAATTTCAATGTACCTGTTTTTGTGGGTGGTATAATTCCTGCTGATGATGTAGTTGAGCTTAAAAAAATGGGAATTAAAGAGGTATTTGGTCCTGGGACTCCTTTAAATACAATTGTTGAAAAGATTAGAGAAATGTTTACGGGGGTAAAAAGTTGA
- the mce gene encoding methylmalonyl-CoA epimerase — METNKIDHIGIAVKDASERLKLYQDFLGLEISNIEELPERGLRVYFVKIGETRFELLEPISENSEISKFLEKKGEGIHHIAINVKGIDSAVELAKSMGFTPLSETPKKGAGNTRVLFLHPKTTGGVLLELVEGEH, encoded by the coding sequence TTGGAAACAAACAAAATAGATCATATTGGAATTGCAGTTAAAGATGCGTCGGAAAGATTAAAGTTATACCAGGATTTTTTAGGGCTTGAAATATCGAATATAGAGGAACTACCAGAAAGGGGATTAAGAGTTTATTTCGTAAAGATAGGTGAAACAAGATTTGAATTGTTGGAACCTATTAGTGAAAATTCAGAAATTTCTAAGTTTTTGGAAAAGAAAGGGGAAGGTATTCATCACATTGCGATAAACGTTAAAGGTATTGATTCGGCGGTTGAACTTGCAAAAAGTATGGGATTTACCCCTTTGTCTGAAACTCCTAAAAAGGGTGCGGGAAATACGAGAGTGCTTTTTTTGCATCCCAAAACAACTGGTGGAGTTTTACTTGAATTGGTAGAAGGAGAACATTAA
- a CDS encoding biotin/lipoyl-containing protein, whose protein sequence is MVRKFRVRVNGKEYIVEVEDLQPNTTTTETQVKNEIKVETAAPAKAEEKVQDIQPKPASAGTKAINAPMSGIVLKVLVSQGQNVNPGDKVVVLEAMKMENEIISETSGKVKNILVKEGDNVDTGQALIELE, encoded by the coding sequence ATGGTCAGGAAATTCAGAGTTAGAGTAAATGGGAAAGAATATATTGTAGAAGTTGAGGATTTACAACCAAATACTACAACAACTGAAACACAAGTTAAAAACGAGATAAAGGTTGAAACAGCTGCTCCAGCTAAAGCAGAAGAAAAGGTGCAAGATATTCAACCTAAACCTGCTAGTGCCGGTACAAAAGCTATTAATGCACCTATGTCTGGAATCGTCTTAAAGGTATTGGTATCACAAGGGCAAAATGTTAATCCGGGTGATAAAGTCGTTGTTTTGGAAGCAATGAAAATGGAAAATGAAATAATTTCTGAAACAAGTGGCAAAGTGAAAAATATTTTAGTAAAAGAAGGAGATAATGTAGATACTGGACAAGCCCTAATTGAGCTTGAATAG
- a CDS encoding OadG family protein: MLTIMLIGLITVFLVFTVLYFVFLLFGFFSKKAAVKLPKKIEPQEEVGADEAEIAAVMAAIYAILGPVSIKKIYKKKEKRNWVVWKKTGWRGVKGWSGNSELE; the protein is encoded by the coding sequence ATGCTTACAATAATGCTTATAGGTTTAATCACGGTTTTTTTGGTTTTTACCGTTTTGTATTTTGTCTTTTTACTATTTGGTTTTTTTTCAAAGAAAGCAGCTGTAAAATTACCTAAAAAGATAGAACCTCAAGAAGAAGTTGGTGCTGATGAAGCTGAGATAGCTGCTGTTATGGCCGCTATATATGCTATACTTGGACCTGTTTCTATTAAAAAGATATATAAAAAGAAGGAAAAGAGAAATTGGGTGGTATGGAAAAAAACTGGATGGAGAGGTGTAAAAGGATGGTCAGGAAATTCAGAGTTAGAGTAA
- a CDS encoding acyl-CoA carboxylase subunit beta has protein sequence MEELIKKLKEMEENIEKGGGESQIEKQHKRGKLTARERIALLFDEGTFEEIDKFVKHRNTQFGLDKKELPADGVVTGIGKINGRPVAVFSQDFTVMGGSLGEMHAKKIVKLMDLALKLGIPIIGINDSGGARIQEGVDSLYGYGEIFFRNTLASGVIPQITLIAGPCAGGAVYSPAITDFVIMVDQTAQMFITGPNVIKAVTGEEISKEDLGGAFIHNSKSGNAHFIAKNDEEAIGLIKNLLSYLPQNNMEEPEVLGGGNLEIDDSILNIVSPNSKKGYDVKDVIRKIVDNGEFLEVHEHFAKNIVVGFARINGHPVGIIANQPNVFAGVLDIDSSDKAARFIRFLDAFNLPIVTFVDTPGYLPGTKQEHGGIIRHGAKMLYAYSEATTLKITVILRKAYGGAYIAMGSKHLGADFVAAWPTAEIAVMGPEGAANIIFKKEIESSDNPEETRAKKIEEYKNAFSNPYVAASRGYVDAVIDPKNTRKWIAKSIEYGKTKVEPRPKKKHGNIPL, from the coding sequence ATGGAAGAGTTGATCAAAAAGTTAAAAGAAATGGAAGAAAACATAGAAAAAGGTGGAGGAGAATCCCAAATTGAAAAGCAACACAAAAGGGGAAAGTTAACTGCAAGAGAAAGAATAGCTCTATTGTTTGATGAAGGTACGTTTGAAGAAATTGATAAATTTGTAAAACATAGAAATACACAATTTGGTCTTGATAAAAAAGAGCTACCCGCAGATGGAGTAGTAACTGGTATCGGAAAGATTAATGGAAGACCTGTTGCTGTATTTTCCCAGGATTTTACAGTAATGGGCGGTTCTTTAGGCGAAATGCATGCAAAAAAAATAGTAAAATTAATGGATTTAGCTTTAAAACTTGGAATTCCTATTATTGGTATAAACGATTCTGGGGGAGCAAGGATACAGGAAGGTGTTGATTCATTATATGGTTATGGTGAGATCTTCTTTAGAAACACTTTAGCTTCCGGAGTTATTCCACAAATAACTTTAATTGCTGGACCTTGTGCTGGTGGAGCGGTGTATTCGCCGGCAATAACAGATTTTGTCATCATGGTGGACCAAACAGCTCAAATGTTTATTACAGGACCTAATGTTATTAAAGCAGTTACTGGTGAGGAGATTTCAAAGGAAGATTTAGGAGGCGCTTTTATACACAATTCAAAAAGTGGGAACGCCCACTTTATTGCTAAAAATGACGAAGAAGCAATAGGTTTAATAAAAAATTTACTATCGTATTTACCTCAAAATAATATGGAAGAGCCTGAGGTTTTGGGCGGAGGTAATCTTGAAATTGATGATTCAATACTAAACATTGTATCTCCTAATTCTAAAAAAGGATATGATGTAAAAGATGTGATAAGAAAAATAGTTGATAATGGGGAATTTCTTGAAGTCCACGAACATTTTGCGAAAAATATTGTTGTAGGTTTTGCTAGAATAAATGGACATCCCGTTGGTATAATTGCAAATCAACCAAATGTTTTTGCAGGAGTTTTAGATATTGATTCTTCTGACAAAGCAGCAAGGTTTATTAGATTTTTAGATGCATTTAACCTACCCATTGTTACATTTGTAGATACACCTGGATATCTTCCTGGAACCAAACAAGAACATGGAGGTATTATTAGGCACGGGGCAAAAATGCTATATGCATACAGTGAAGCAACTACTTTGAAAATCACTGTGATATTAAGAAAAGCCTATGGTGGCGCATACATTGCCATGGGTAGCAAACATCTCGGAGCGGATTTTGTTGCAGCCTGGCCAACGGCAGAGATTGCAGTTATGGGACCTGAGGGTGCAGCTAACATAATATTCAAGAAAGAAATAGAGTCATCTGATAACCCTGAGGAAACCAGAGCAAAAAAAATAGAAGAATACAAAAATGCATTTTCTAATCCATATGTTGCTGCATCAAGAGGTTATGTAGATGCAGTGATTGATCCAAAGAATACAAGAAAATGGATTGCAAAGTCGATAGAATATGGAAAAACGAAAGTAGAGCCAAGACCGAAGAAAAAACATGGAAATATACCATTATGA
- a CDS encoding cyclic nucleotide-binding domain-containing protein — translation MKTVEINDGETIFEKGQESGFVYIIKSGEVKVIYEEFEEVLMQNEIIGIEALLREPYMETAIAKNKVKLTQLSPEEFKELYSGTDVEKKALKSFTKRTMKILGWI, via the coding sequence ATGAAAACAGTTGAAATAAACGATGGCGAAACTATATTTGAAAAAGGTCAAGAGTCAGGCTTTGTTTACATAATTAAGTCTGGGGAAGTTAAAGTTATATACGAAGAATTTGAGGAAGTTTTGATGCAAAATGAGATAATAGGTATTGAAGCTCTTTTGAGAGAGCCATATATGGAGACAGCAATAGCGAAAAACAAAGTAAAACTTACACAACTTTCTCCAGAAGAATTCAAAGAATTGTACAGTGGAACAGATGTTGAGAAAAAAGCGTTAAAATCCTTTACCAAAAGGACTATGAAAATACTTGGCTGGATTTAA